In Symmachiella dynata, the following are encoded in one genomic region:
- a CDS encoding LptF/LptG family permease has protein sequence MSTFDRYILRRFWHVFVVSFIAMMGLYIVIDAFNNIDNFFNEGDSGTLGVMGTMARFYLFRSSMFFDTIGGIVSVTAVTVVLSLILRHGELNPVLSAGIPTYRLLFPLLWGMVMVSAIMVINKELIIPRIADELQIEAGKSGDEDEPVEPVWDFATMVQISGDRLYPARNAMTKPDFVLPTPEFVDNPTALSGSEAIFVPADENHSRSGWLIKEAEPSFDELKLTLKKAGRATITRGSAADEIFIATEIDFDRLYRPDKTVDFISTPELIRRIKSPAYDVLSVRENSLYLHQRFTQPILNILLLFLILPLIVRREARGLVVSMCLSGLMQGVVFGTAQACLWLAGIEVIGPDLAAWGPVIVTGGLATWCWPMLRT, from the coding sequence ATGTCCACATTTGATCGCTACATTTTACGCCGTTTTTGGCATGTGTTCGTCGTCAGTTTCATCGCGATGATGGGGCTGTACATCGTGATCGATGCGTTCAACAACATCGATAACTTCTTCAACGAAGGGGATTCAGGAACGCTGGGCGTGATGGGGACCATGGCTCGGTTTTATCTCTTTCGTTCCAGTATGTTTTTCGACACCATTGGCGGAATCGTTTCGGTGACGGCTGTCACCGTGGTTCTGTCTTTGATCTTACGACATGGCGAATTGAATCCCGTGCTGTCGGCGGGGATTCCCACCTATCGTCTGCTATTCCCCTTGTTGTGGGGCATGGTGATGGTGTCGGCGATCATGGTGATCAATAAAGAACTGATCATTCCCCGCATCGCCGATGAGTTGCAGATCGAAGCTGGGAAATCGGGTGACGAAGACGAACCGGTGGAACCGGTGTGGGACTTTGCCACGATGGTCCAAATCTCGGGGGATCGGCTTTACCCGGCACGCAATGCAATGACGAAGCCGGACTTTGTGTTGCCGACACCGGAATTCGTCGATAACCCGACCGCTCTGTCCGGCTCAGAAGCGATCTTCGTGCCCGCTGATGAAAACCACTCACGCTCCGGTTGGCTGATTAAAGAGGCTGAACCGTCGTTTGACGAATTGAAATTGACACTGAAGAAGGCTGGCCGCGCGACCATCACACGCGGATCCGCAGCCGATGAAATCTTTATCGCCACGGAGATTGATTTTGACCGTCTGTATCGCCCGGATAAAACCGTTGATTTCATCTCCACACCGGAGCTGATTCGCAGAATCAAAAGTCCGGCCTACGATGTGCTCTCGGTCCGTGAAAATAGCCTGTATCTGCATCAACGTTTTACGCAGCCGATCCTCAACATCTTATTGTTGTTCCTAATCTTGCCACTCATTGTTCGCCGCGAAGCCCGTGGGCTGGTTGTGAGCATGTGCCTGTCGGGATTGATGCAAGGCGTCGTTTTTGGAACCGCCCAGGCCTGTTTGTGGTTGGCCGGCATCGAAGTCATTGGACCGGATCTGGCTGCCTGGGGTCCGGTCATCGTCACCGGCGGTCTCGCCACTTGGTGCTGGCCAATGCTCCGTACCTAG
- a CDS encoding GntR family transcriptional regulator produces MTSDNPSGRAPSLKNVAYGQLKQLILEGGVEPGTVLSVRQLADQLKMSKTPVQAALERMEAEDLVTFAPQQGVLVRHVSIEDIANHFEIRTALESFIVERLAGGLTDEQTLRLKANLTAQHELAQSGDVLGCVKNDTDFHLLLCEFHGNQEFAKVMHRLRDRVFQVVFRIVKQFPNRITETYEEHHEIATAIFDGNGELAAQQLVVHLQNGLKQFIPA; encoded by the coding sequence ATGACATCCGACAACCCATCCGGTCGCGCCCCATCCCTTAAAAACGTCGCCTACGGCCAACTGAAACAGTTGATCTTAGAGGGAGGAGTTGAGCCCGGCACGGTCTTGTCGGTCCGGCAGTTGGCCGATCAGCTGAAGATGAGCAAGACGCCCGTTCAAGCCGCTTTGGAACGGATGGAAGCAGAGGATCTGGTCACGTTCGCTCCGCAGCAAGGCGTGCTTGTCCGCCATGTGTCGATTGAGGACATCGCCAACCATTTTGAAATCCGCACGGCGCTGGAATCGTTCATTGTGGAACGTCTAGCCGGTGGTCTCACGGACGAGCAAACCCTGCGTTTGAAGGCCAATTTAACTGCGCAGCATGAACTGGCTCAATCGGGAGACGTGCTGGGTTGCGTCAAAAACGACACGGATTTTCATTTGCTGCTGTGTGAATTCCATGGGAATCAAGAATTCGCCAAAGTGATGCACCGACTCCGCGACCGCGTCTTTCAGGTGGTCTTTCGCATCGTCAAGCAGTTTCCCAACCGCATTACGGAAACGTATGAGGAACACCACGAGATTGCGACAGCCATCTTCGATGGCAATGGCGAACTTGCCGCTCAGCAGTTGGTTGTCCATTTGCAAAATGGATTGAAGCAGTTTATCCCGGCCTGA